ACGGGTAGCCTGCGTTGACTATGGGTTGCCTCAACAGCGCCGTCGCCACGTATTGCTGGCATCAAGGCTTGGCCCGATTGAGCTTATTCCGCCCACTCATACCGGCAAACCGGTAACTGTCAAGGACGTAATAGGCCACCTGCCGAAAATTTCCGCTGGCAAATGTGACCCCAAAGATCCCCTTCATCGAGCAGCTACGTTAACGCCGCTGAATTTGGAGCGTATTCGCCAGTCCAGGCCGGGAGGCACATGGATGGATTGGAAACCTGCACTCCGTGCCAAATGTCATCGGAAAGAAAGCGGCAAGACTTACCCGAGCGTTTATGGCCGAATGAGGTGGGACCAGCCAAGCCCAACCATGACCACCCTTTGCTACGGCTTTGGCAATGGTCGCTTTGGTCACCCTAAAGAAGATCGGGCAATATCCTTGAGGGAAGCGGCGACTCTGCAGTCGTTTCCGGTTGGCTACGAATTCATGCCGAAGGAAGAGATCACCTTCAAAGTTGTTGGTCGCATGATTGGCAACGCTGTTCCGGTACGTCTTGGAGAAGTGATCGGGAAGAGCTTGAAGCGACACCTTAAGATGGTTGAGAAAGCCCGAAGTCACGCTTGATGCGTGACTCCAGCTCTTTCCTATCCT
This genomic window from Dyella terrae contains:
- a CDS encoding DNA cytosine methyltransferase, encoding MFDIDAVDLFCGAGGLTAGLLKAKVHVRAGYDIDRMCEYAYEKNNRASFVAKSVEDVTVEEIGDWYRPNSIRLLAGCAPCQPFSTYNQGRDTRSDRKWPLLYAFKRLIEGVQPELVTMENVPDVTKHQVYHDFVQALKDGGYHVWAERVACVDYGLPQQRRRHVLLASRLGPIELIPPTHTGKPVTVKDVIGHLPKISAGKCDPKDPLHRAATLTPLNLERIRQSRPGGTWMDWKPALRAKCHRKESGKTYPSVYGRMRWDQPSPTMTTLCYGFGNGRFGHPKEDRAISLREAATLQSFPVGYEFMPKEEITFKVVGRMIGNAVPVRLGEVIGKSLKRHLKMVEKARSHA